In one window of Nocardia brasiliensis DNA:
- a CDS encoding DUF4282 domain-containing protein: MSDGPHGTPLPDPAEFDAESRSITWRESAARKFARTDPVAPEVAPEPFESPRAFGQWSVAAARGLLDVQFRRPATRTLLPLAYMLGLVFAFAVPIALTVLMWRVSAVLGVLAALLGVPLGLTIAATVRLLLEFLVNASRLATRVEHISELADDLFQALSDVAEPVNQLSEDVRAVQFWRFRKRGTRR, from the coding sequence ATGAGTGATGGACCCCACGGCACTCCGCTGCCGGACCCGGCGGAGTTCGACGCCGAATCGCGCTCGATCACCTGGCGGGAATCCGCGGCACGGAAGTTCGCGCGCACCGATCCCGTCGCGCCGGAAGTGGCGCCGGAACCCTTCGAGAGTCCGCGCGCGTTCGGGCAGTGGAGCGTCGCGGCGGCTCGCGGTTTGCTGGACGTGCAGTTCCGGCGTCCCGCCACCCGCACCCTGCTGCCGCTGGCCTACATGCTCGGGCTCGTGTTCGCCTTCGCCGTGCCCATCGCGCTCACCGTGCTCATGTGGCGGGTGTCGGCGGTGCTCGGCGTGCTGGCCGCGCTGCTCGGCGTGCCGCTGGGGCTGACCATCGCCGCGACCGTCCGGCTGCTGCTCGAGTTCCTGGTGAACGCCTCGCGACTGGCGACCAGGGTCGAGCACATCAGCGAGCTGGCCGACGATCTGTTCCAGGCGCTCTCCGATGTCGCCGAGCCGGTCAATCAGCTCTCCGAAGACGTTCGCGCGGTGCAGTTCTGGCGATTCCGCAAACGCGGCACCCGGCGATAA
- a CDS encoding molybdopterin-dependent oxidoreductase — protein MADVSDHRNLLRTCPLCEAVCGLELTLDPDDRVTSVRGDKADPFSKGFLCPKGASFGHLDDDPDRVREPMIRDRATGTWRTATWDEAFDLIAERFPQVVAEHGKQSAAAYLGNPNAHTVAGALYVPVLLRAMSTRNIFSASTADQMPKQVASGLMFGDPLTVAVPDLDRTDYLLMLGANPLESNGSLCTAPDFPGRLKALRRRGGRFVVVDPRVTRTAKLADEHLFIRPGSDAYLLFAIVHTLFAEELVDIRLEVAGLAELRTAAAAFSPDAVAARTGVPAATVIRLAHQLAAAPSAAVYARIGTCTAEFGTITQWLVDAINVLTGNLDAPGGAMFATAAAGGIARSKPFRPGRWTSRVRGLPEAMGELPVATLAEEILTPGEGQIRALVTVAGNPVLCAPSGARLDVAFAQLDFMVSVDRYLNETTRHADVILPPPRPVQSPHYDFALLQFAVHNYARYSRPLVPLGAQLSESAVLTRLAAAVSGMPHAGADGVDPLTGVDELIIAGMLHKAGMSHRRAELIGADTTEQRIDLMLRLGPYGEWAGGHLNLQVLLDNTHGVDLGPLRPKLPGALRTESKKVELAPRQLLDDVARMHARLADAAPEVVLIGRRQLRSNNSWMHNIGTLVSGSNRCTLQINPVDVARLGLREHAVVKSAAGMLTVPLEPTDTIMPGVVSLPHGWGHIDSTQSVAKEHAGVNANVLTDDSVVDVPSGNAVFNGVPVTLTPA, from the coding sequence ATGGCCGACGTCAGCGATCACCGCAACCTGTTGCGCACCTGCCCCCTGTGTGAGGCGGTGTGCGGACTGGAGCTCACGCTCGATCCCGACGACCGTGTGACCTCGGTGCGCGGCGACAAGGCCGACCCGTTCAGCAAGGGATTCCTCTGCCCCAAGGGCGCCAGCTTCGGCCATCTCGACGACGACCCGGACCGGGTGCGCGAGCCGATGATCCGCGATCGGGCCACCGGCACCTGGCGCACCGCCACGTGGGACGAGGCATTCGATCTGATCGCCGAGCGCTTCCCGCAGGTCGTCGCCGAGCACGGAAAGCAGTCCGCGGCGGCGTATCTGGGCAATCCCAATGCCCACACCGTGGCGGGCGCGCTGTATGTCCCGGTGCTGCTGCGGGCGATGAGCACCCGCAACATCTTCTCCGCGAGCACCGCGGACCAGATGCCGAAACAGGTGGCCAGCGGGTTGATGTTCGGCGATCCGCTCACCGTCGCGGTGCCGGATCTGGATCGCACCGACTACTTGCTGATGCTCGGCGCCAACCCGCTCGAATCCAACGGATCCCTGTGCACCGCACCGGATTTCCCCGGCAGGCTCAAGGCGCTACGGCGCCGCGGCGGGCGCTTCGTGGTGGTCGATCCACGCGTGACGCGCACCGCGAAACTGGCCGACGAGCACCTGTTCATCCGGCCGGGCAGCGACGCCTACCTGCTGTTCGCCATCGTGCACACGCTGTTCGCCGAGGAGCTCGTCGATATCCGGCTCGAGGTCGCGGGCCTGGCCGAACTGCGCACGGCCGCGGCCGCGTTCAGCCCGGACGCGGTGGCGGCGCGGACCGGGGTGCCCGCCGCGACGGTGATCCGGCTCGCCCACCAACTCGCCGCCGCGCCGAGCGCCGCCGTCTACGCCCGAATCGGCACCTGCACAGCGGAATTCGGCACCATCACGCAGTGGCTCGTCGACGCGATCAACGTGTTGACCGGCAATCTGGACGCGCCGGGCGGGGCGATGTTCGCGACCGCGGCGGCGGGCGGCATCGCGCGCAGCAAGCCGTTCCGGCCCGGCCGGTGGACCAGCCGGGTCCGCGGCCTGCCCGAGGCGATGGGCGAGTTGCCGGTGGCGACCCTGGCCGAGGAGATCCTGACCCCGGGCGAGGGACAGATCCGCGCGCTGGTGACGGTCGCGGGCAATCCGGTGCTGTGCGCGCCGAGCGGCGCCCGGCTCGACGTCGCCTTCGCCCAGCTCGATTTCATGGTCAGCGTCGATCGGTATCTCAACGAAACCACCAGGCACGCCGACGTGATCCTGCCGCCGCCGCGTCCGGTGCAGTCGCCGCACTACGACTTCGCGCTGTTGCAGTTCGCGGTGCACAACTATGCGCGGTACTCGCGGCCGCTGGTGCCGCTCGGCGCGCAGCTGTCGGAGTCGGCGGTGCTCACCAGGCTGGCCGCGGCGGTATCGGGCATGCCGCACGCGGGCGCCGACGGGGTCGACCCGTTGACCGGCGTCGACGAGCTGATCATCGCGGGCATGCTGCACAAGGCGGGCATGTCGCATCGGCGCGCGGAATTGATCGGAGCCGACACCACCGAGCAGCGCATCGACCTGATGCTGCGACTCGGGCCCTACGGCGAATGGGCCGGTGGACATCTGAATCTGCAAGTGCTGCTTGATAATACACACGGCGTCGACCTCGGTCCGCTGCGGCCGAAGCTGCCGGGCGCGCTGCGGACCGAGTCGAAGAAGGTGGAACTCGCGCCGCGGCAACTGCTCGACGACGTGGCCAGGATGCACGCCCGGCTGGCCGACGCCGCACCCGAGGTGGTCCTGATCGGGCGGCGGCAGCTGCGCTCGAACAACAGTTGGATGCACAACATCGGGACGCTGGTGAGCGGCTCGAATCGCTGTACGCTGCAGATCAATCCGGTCGATGTCGCGCGGCTCGGACTGCGCGAGCACGCCGTGGTGAAGTCGGCGGCGGGCATGCTGACGGTGCCGCTGGAGCCGACCGACACGATCATGCCCGGGGTGGTGAGCCTGCCGCACGGCTGGGGCCACATCGACAGCACGCAGAGTGTCGCCAAGGAGCACGCCGGGGTCAACGCGAACGTGCTGACCGACGACTCGGTGGTCGACGTCCCGTCCGGCAACGCGGTCTTCAACGGCGTGCCCGTCACCTTGACGCCGGCCTGA